The DNA sequence GCATTGAAAGGCGGATACCCTGGCATGAACGTCGCTCGACATTAATTGAACGGGCTTTGAGGGAATTTCACCGTCTCGGAATGCAACACACGAAAGGACGAACAGGCGTCCTGATCTTCATTTCGATCCCGCACAGGCAATTTCATATCGTCGCGGACGAAGGGATCGCGAAGATTGCGCCCGAAAAGACCTGGGTTAACGTCGCCCAGGATTTCGGCTCGCAGCTGCGCCAAAAGCCTTTTATGGACGCCGTGGGTCTGGCCGTAAAGCAAGTCGGCCGCGTTCTGTCGGAACATTTGCCGGCGAACGGGGAT is a window from the Bdellovibrionota bacterium genome containing:
- a CDS encoding TPM domain-containing protein, giving the protein MAQRWTKEDLRKLRDTISECERTTEGEIRVSIERRIPWHERRSTLIERALREFHRLGMQHTKGRTGVLIFISIPHRQFHIVADEGIAKIAPEKTWVNVAQDFGSQLRQKPFMDAVGLAVKQVGRVLSEHLPANGDNRNELSNEPTIR